GCGATGAAATCATCCAGCAATGGAATATGGAGCGTGTATTCGGGCAGGTTGCCTACGCCGAGGCGCAATTAGGGGGGCGCTTTACGGATGATGCCGTGCTGTATTTGGCTTTGGTTTTTGCCATTCAAACGGAGCGAGTAGAACACGGACATCATTTGGATGCAAACACAAAGAATAGTCAATGGCTAAAAGTTCTGCCCGTTTGGAATGTAGCAAAAATGGTTGCCAAGCGCCTCGGTTGGCAACTGACGCCTGAGTGGCGCGACATCGATATTGCCGGAATCGCTATGCACGTTTTAGCCGCGCCGCGTAACGAAAGGTGGCCCGGCGATTTGGATATCGATGCCGGTTTCAACGGCCTGATGAGACAGATCATGGAACACATCGCCGACATTTACGACACACCGGAGATGGCTCAAGATCGCACCCTGCATGATGGCATTGTCAATCATGTCATCCCGGCTTGTTTGCGGCAGAAACTCAATGTGTGGCAGCCCGCTCCATCCCCAGCAGCAACATTGTCGGATCGATATACCTCGGAGCACGACGCCGCCAAAAATCTGGTCGGGATTATCGAGGAACAGACGTCGGTTCGTTTACCGGCATTCGAAGTTAATAATATTGCATCTTTGCTACGGGCGGCGCGCATTCGCATTCGCCCGTATCGTTTTAAGCAAGTGATTATTGTTTGTCCCAGCGGGATGGCTACCGCCCAGTTGTTGATTGCCCGCCTTGAGGCGCGTTTCCCCCGCCTGGGGCCGCTGAACGTGGTTTCAGTGCGAGCGTTGAGCGATGAACAAATCGCGCAGGCTGAATTGATTATCACCACCGTCCCCCTGGCCGATGAAATCAGCCAGAAGATTGATGTTATTCAGGTACACCCGCTGCTATTACCCGAAGATGTCGAAGCCATTACAGCGTATCTGACATGATGGCTTCCCCAACTTTGTTTACACAGTAGCGTTCCGACCGCTACTTGTAAAAGGGATTAATTCCCATCTTTATTTGGCCTGCGGAAATTTCCGCGAAAACTTATATCCCATAAGGAGATATGTAATGAAAGAAAAAATTCAACGTTTAGGTGGCTTTTTGGCCGGGATGATTATTCCCAATATTGGCGCTTTCATCGCCTGGGGTCTGATCACGGCACTGTTCATCCCCACGGGTTGGACACCCAACGAGAAGTTCAGTGAACTTGTTGGTCCAATGATTGTATACCTGCTTCCGCTCTTGATCGCTTTCACCGGTGGTAAGATGGTTTACGGTCACCGTGGTGGCGTGGTTGGCGCAGCTGTAGCAATGGGCGTTAT
The window above is part of the Chloroflexota bacterium genome. Proteins encoded here:
- a CDS encoding PRD domain-containing protein, with the protein product MASLTTRQRDLLQALIKADAPTGAEDLAAKMRLTSRQVNYGLKGVKQWLSQRNIELKITPGVGIELNCSPEQSEIIRQDIASLGNMQLILSAGQRQQLLALILLVADKPMFLSDLEQLAQVSRSTVIKDLDAIDAWVSRRGLALIRRPNFGIRFEGSENSRQELIAALLWGEMPFDISLTKITHKRGLIFSLRQDAGLLPLVERSDEIIQQWNMERVFGQVAYAEAQLGGRFTDDAVLYLALVFAIQTERVEHGHHLDANTKNSQWLKVLPVWNVAKMVAKRLGWQLTPEWRDIDIAGIAMHVLAAPRNERWPGDLDIDAGFNGLMRQIMEHIADIYDTPEMAQDRTLHDGIVNHVIPACLRQKLNVWQPAPSPAATLSDRYTSEHDAAKNLVGIIEEQTSVRLPAFEVNNIASLLRAARIRIRPYRFKQVIIVCPSGMATAQLLIARLEARFPRLGPLNVVSVRALSDEQIAQAELIITTVPLADEISQKIDVIQVHPLLLPEDVEAITAYLT